Within the Kribbella aluminosa genome, the region GAGCTTCGACGACGGCTACCGGGTGCGGGCGGACGCGGTACGCGCACAGCTCACGCCGGATACGAAGCTGGTCAGCCTGGCGACACCACAGAACCCGTCGGGGGTCGCTGTACCGAGGTCGGTGCTGCGGGAGATCGTCGATGCGATGGCTGTGGTGTGCCCGGACGCGTATCTGCTGGTGGACGAGACGTACAGGTCGGCGACGTACGGCGTTGATCAGGTCGCGGACACGGCGGTCGAGCTCGGGCCGCGCGTGGTCTCGGTCGCGTCGCTGTCCAAGTGCCACGGGGCAGCCGGGCTGCGGATCGGGTGGGTGATCAGCACGGATCCGGGGCTGGTGGAGCGGCTGGTGACGGCGAAGTTCAGTACGGTCGTGTCGGCGTCGCCCGTGTGCGAGGCGCTGGCGGTCCGGGTGTTCGAGAAGGAGAACCTCGCCGAACGCAGCGGCTGGCTGGAACAGAACCTGCTCATCACCCAGGACTGGGTTGCCGCGAACGGTCAGCTGGTGGAATGGGTTCGGCCCTCGGCCGGGGCGCTGTGCGTGATCCGGGTGAAGGTGGACCTCGGGCGGTTCAAGCAGGAGGCCGCGGAGACCGGCGTACGGCTGGCTGATGGTGACTGGTTCGGGGATGAGCCGCGGGTGTTCCGGCTCGGGTTCGGCTACCTGCCGGCGCCGGAGCTGAAGGCCGATTTGGATGCGCTGACAACTGCCCTGGTGCGAGCGGCGGCCGGTCAGCCTGGGGTCGGGGTCCGCTTGGGGATGTGAACGGTTGCGCTCGTGTGCGGACTCTGCGGTTTGGTCGGCGCCGAGCCGGACGGGCTGAACAGGGCGGTCCCCGCGATGCCGACGGTCCCGACCAGAGTCGCGATCGCCGCGACGCCGATGGGCCCGCCCGCGCCGCGTCGAGGTAGCGGGCGCTTTCGGTGGTGCGCCTTGACGTGGACCATCAGCCCCCCGAACGTTCGACTACTTTCAGTGTGAACCCGGTCTCGGAGAGTCGCGATCGGGAGGCGTGTCGGGCTGTCCGCGCCGCCCACTAGGCTTGCGGTGTGCCGGAGGCCTATGACCCGCTGACAGATCCCGCACCGGCGCACGATGTGCGCGCGGTGCTGCGGATTCGGGCGTTCCGGCGGTTGTGGATCGGGTTCGGGCTGTCGAGCCTGGGCGACTGGATCGGCCTGCTGGCGCTGACCGCGATGGCGAAGTCGTTCGCCGGCGACAACTACCAGCTGGCGAACTTCGCGATCGGCGGCGTGCTGTTCCTCCGGGTGCTGCCGGCGCTGGTGATGGGGCCGGTGGCGGGCTGGGTCGCGGACCGGCTGGACCGGCGGGCGACGATGATCGTCGGCGACCTGGTCCGGGCCGCGTTCTTCGTCACGATCCCGATCGTGCACACCCTCACCTGGCTGCTGGTCGCGACCGTGCTGATCGAGGTCGTCAGCCTGATCTGGGGCCCGGCCAAGGACGCCAGCGTGCCGAACCTGGTGCCCCGGCACCGGCTCGAGGCGGCGAACCAGCTCAGCCTGATCACGACGTACGGCTCGGCGCTCCCGGCCGCCGCGATCTTCACCGCGATCACGCTGGTCACCCGCTGGGCCGGCGACTTCTCGATCGACCTGGCCGTCTACCTGAACGCCGCGACGTTCGCGGTCTCCGCGTTCGCGATCGTGTCGGTCTCGGAGATCGGCCGCGCGGTGCACGAGCACGAGGACCACCCGACGCTGTGGCGGACGATGGTCGAAGGCTGGTCGTACGTCACCGGTACGCCGGTGGTCCGCGGGCTCGTGGTCGGCATCTCCGGGGCGTTCGCGGCGGGCGCGGTCGTGATCGGCCTCGGCCGGACGTACGTCGAGGACCTCGGCGCCGGCGACCCGGGGTACGGCCTGCTCTTCGGTGCGGTGTTCGGCGGGCTCGCGCTCGGGATGGGGTTCGGGCCGCGGATCTTCTCCGGGCTGTCCCGGCGCCGGCTGTTCGCGGCCGGGCTGGTCGGGTCCGGCATCTGCCTGGCCGGGCTGGCGCTGATCCACCAGATCGAGATCGCCACGATGATCGCGATCCTGCTCGGGTTCTGCGCCGGCGGCTCGTGGGTGTCCGGGTACACGTTGCTCGGTCTCGAGGTGCCGGACGCGGTCCGCGGGCGGACGTTCGCGTTCGTGCAGTCCGCGGTGCGTACGGTGCTCGCGGTCACGCTGGCGATCGCGCCGTTCGCCGCGGGCGCCATCGGCCGGCACACCTGGACGATCGCCGGCCACT harbors:
- a CDS encoding pyridoxal phosphate-dependent aminotransferase; translation: MPKFPRHQIMSLTGEQARHELGESYGPDLRLAELLTPELAELELGYGTAAGDVRLRTAIAERHGVRADEVVVTVGGMHAIFLLAYLLAERGEVVTTAPEFPMTRSAFETVGASVRVVPVSFDDGYRVRADAVRAQLTPDTKLVSLATPQNPSGVAVPRSVLREIVDAMAVVCPDAYLLVDETYRSATYGVDQVADTAVELGPRVVSVASLSKCHGAAGLRIGWVISTDPGLVERLVTAKFSTVVSASPVCEALAVRVFEKENLAERSGWLEQNLLITQDWVAANGQLVEWVRPSAGALCVIRVKVDLGRFKQEAAETGVRLADGDWFGDEPRVFRLGFGYLPAPELKADLDALTTALVRAAAGQPGVGVRLGM
- the tmk gene encoding dTMP kinase, which codes for MPEAYDPLTDPAPAHDVRAVLRIRAFRRLWIGFGLSSLGDWIGLLALTAMAKSFAGDNYQLANFAIGGVLFLRVLPALVMGPVAGWVADRLDRRATMIVGDLVRAAFFVTIPIVHTLTWLLVATVLIEVVSLIWGPAKDASVPNLVPRHRLEAANQLSLITTYGSALPAAAIFTAITLVTRWAGDFSIDLAVYLNAATFAVSAFAIVSVSEIGRAVHEHEDHPTLWRTMVEGWSYVTGTPVVRGLVVGISGAFAAGAVVIGLGRTYVEDLGAGDPGYGLLFGAVFGGLALGMGFGPRIFSGLSRRRLFAAGLVGSGICLAGLALIHQIEIATMIAILLGFCAGGSWVSGYTLLGLEVPDAVRGRTFAFVQSAVRTVLAVTLAIAPFAAGAIGRHTWTIAGHSATYNGASMTMVIAAVVAGVIGLLAWRQMDDRPGVPFWRDVRRSFGKTRGDYPTTGLFIALEGGEGAGKSTQSALLVKWLEEQGQQVLLTREPGATELGKTLREIVLDPATGDISHRAEALIYAADKAEHVDSVIKPALKAGAVVITDRYVDSALAYQGSGRDLNLSDVERVNRWATDDLRPNLTILLDLPPKSGLGRFKERDRIEAQGDEFHERVRHAFLELAAAEPQHYLVLDASQDREDIARQIRARLQPMLPKVGL